In bacterium, the genomic stretch TATGTCCTCGCGAACAAGTTTGAGCAGCCGATTCAGAGCTTCCTGTTCGTCAAGACCGGCTTCGTAATCTTTGTTAACCGAATATCCACCGCCCCAAAGGTTGCTGTTTTTAATCATGTCCTTGCAATCTGCAGTGTAGTTAATGCTGTAATTCCATTTCAGGACGTTTCTCGAAGCGTCAAAAACCGAAGCGGTTTTTTTGTATGCAGTTATCTCGATCTTCAAAACCAAATCAGCGGAAGCGTCAGGAGACACTCTCAGCCTGCCGCTTTGGGTAAATCCGGAAACCAGTTCGTCAAAAAGCCTCTCCGCGAGAAGGGGCTGAAGGGTTTTGTTTTCGATTTGAGATATATAAATCGTTTTCAAATAAGAAGGAAGAAGCGAACTTGTTGAATAGCCGCAGCATGAGATGAGAAAAAGGAATACGAGCGAGAGATTTTTCCGCATTCTGAATTATCCAGTCTATCGTAGGAAAGTCAAGTCTATTGAACAGTTGCGATGAAGCTTTTATTAGCGAAACGCAGGCAATGGATACTCGAAAACAATCACCTTTTCGATGTCCTTGCTTCTTTTCATACCAAATCTCTCGAGTATTCCCTTCTTGCGCTCTGAAACCGCAAAAGCGTCCATGTAATCATCGCTGGCTTTTTGTTCAAAACGTCTTTGTGCAAAAACCGAGAGTTCAGAAACCGACTCCTCAGAACCCTCGAGAAACGCTACTTCATAATTGAGGGACGAATACCTGTTCTTTAAGAGAACTAGTACACCCCCTGTGTCTTCCGTTGAAAAGACGAACCCTTCTTGCGCCAATCGGCTGAAGAGCTCTTCCGTAAAGTCATAGAACTCCCAGGTGTGAGGAAGAAGCTTTTTAGAAAGATGGTACTCTTCGCTTTCCTGGATGATGCACCATGCTTTCTTGATCATTTGTTCACCTCGGAGAGTTACGATATTCAAATCTTCCCTCAAAGGAACTCCGGGACTCCCGTAGTCCTCATAGAATTGAAACAAAACACGCTCCACGAAGCCCAAAGACTTGCTGATGGAGATGCTGGCTTTATTCCTGTCTGCAGTTGAGAGCCTTATGCTCCGTGGATGAGTGGCAAGAGCCATCTCGAGCTGGCGCTTCGCTATCTCCATGCCCAGACCTTTCCCCCTCTCCTCCTCTGCGACCCTTATAGCCTCGAACCATAGTTCTCCTTTAGAAAGCTCGGTTGTCTTGGTAATGCCGACGATTTTTTTTCCCGCCTCGGCTACGAACAGCCCCTTCTCAGCAAGCCAGGTATCGATGAAAAGGGGGACGTAGTCCCATCCTTCCCACGTGTGGGTGGCGATTTTAAGGATGCCGTCCCTGTCC encodes the following:
- a CDS encoding GNAT family N-acetyltransferase, coding for MVLREAIPQDRDGILKIATHTWEGWDYVPLFIDTWLAEKGLFVAEAGKKIVGITKTTELSKGELWFEAIRVAEEERGKGLGMEIAKRQLEMALATHPRSIRLSTADRNKASISISKSLGFVERVLFQFYEDYGSPGVPLREDLNIVTLRGEQMIKKAWCIIQESEEYHLSKKLLPHTWEFYDFTEELFSRLAQEGFVFSTEDTGGVLVLLKNRYSSLNYEVAFLEGSEESVSELSVFAQRRFEQKASDDYMDAFAVSERKKGILERFGMKRSKDIEKVIVFEYPLPAFR
- a CDS encoding LptE family protein, which produces MRKNLSLVFLFLISCCGYSTSSLLPSYLKTIYISQIENKTLQPLLAERLFDELVSGFTQSGRLRVSPDASADLVLKIEITAYKKTASVFDASRNVLKWNYSINYTADCKDMIKNSNLWGGGYSVNKDYEAGLDEQEALNRLLKLVREDIIRNTLIAW